The following is a genomic window from Neodiprion lecontei isolate iyNeoLeco1 chromosome 4, iyNeoLeco1.1, whole genome shotgun sequence.
AAAAGTTTACAaggtaattttggaaaactgcTAGCAACTAACCAAAAGTTGCTAACCTTTAGTCGGCCAACTTCGTTCTGCAATTGtaagacaagatttttctccTCTGCCAGACCAGACTCGGATTTTTCTAGTAGGGAGCGAAGCCTTGCTACCTCTGCATCAACAGCAGCCTTGTTGCTAATTTCTTGTTGCAACGATTGCAGTAATCGAgatttttcctgaaatttgatcaatccattgaaatttcaagactGATTTATTATTAACTCCAATCCTAAGTTAAGCTCCagttcaaaatttgaataaatattattcgtatGAATGTTTGTActagattaaaaaaaacttccttCAAAATGGATGAATTTGTGCtcaaataatatacatactgTATACTGACCTCTCCAAGTTTTTCTACTGCGTTGAGACtaagatttttctctcctttcacTGGAGATGATTCggattgaattttaaaagatgATAATTGGGTTTGGGCTTGGTGTCTGAAGGTTTCTGCTTCAGCTAATCTCGTTTCCaattcagatatttttttatcgagctatgaaagtaaaataattagtttatatttcaatttgataGTTTTAGAACGGAAGTTTCAATGTCAACTTAAAAAGAGTTTAGTTCAAATATTActtgagtttgaaaatttttgaaaatttactgagcagtattaaatatttttggttgaaaaatgaaaaataatattacccTCCACCGATCAGTATGTAATCTTTAATTTTACCTGTTCTGTGAGGCCAGATTTGCTTCGAAGACTGTCAAGTTCAGTTTTAAGACTAgttaaaatttcttctttttgttttatctgTGCCTGCCACCTCGCTTCTTCCGATTCTAGGTGATTTTGAAGTTCATTAAGTGTTCCTTCCTGTAAAATCATCGAACAATACGTATGAAAAAACCTATCACGTTGTAAAAAACacgaaatattcaattaaatcaattataaCATACTGTatcgtgaaatatttcttcatAATGCGACACCATCCCCCGTAGGCTCTGATTCTCCTTTTCCATGTCTTCTTGTTTACGTTTGGAGTCCTTGACAAGTGAAGAAACTTTGCCTTCAATGGCAGTTAACCACTTCTCATGAGAAGATTCAGCAATACTAACATCGGGGAATATCCTCTGCAGTAACATGTCAGTGGATTTCTGTTCATCTCTTCCAACTTTTTGCGATAACTCCTGAGAAAAAACACAAAGAAAGCATCCCCAATTACATTGAAtagtaaaaaagaaactgtaaTAGTCATTGACTCCTTAAAAAGAATCAAGCCTATCATTCGTCTGAGAAACAATAATGCATGTATTGTGAGAAGCTGATAACACGGGATCACTGCTGAACTTTCAGCATGtgatataataatttctgaaaaaataacagaaaaacTTACATCAATTGCTCTTCTGGAATTAGAACTTGTGCGAGACTCTGCTGCTGAAAGAGCTTCCATCACTTTCCAGTTCTTAGTTCGTAATTCCTATAGTagccgaagaaaaaaaatttccaccaaaacaaaaaaaagaaaaaagaaaagaaccaATCAACAGTCAGTTTACCATGCTTTGAATCgaaacgttaaaaaattaatataaacgCAGTTTGTCATTCAAGCAGAATGCTAGATAACCTGAAGCGATACGAAACTTTGTATGTAGTGGAAGCAATTGATGATAGTTTTTCACTATCTTTGTAAACAGTCAGGTAAAATGTGATTAGACATGGTTAAGAAAGACATAATATCAAGTGGCACATGGCAGTGCAACACTTCATATACCTTCTTAATGTAGGCTAATCAGAAAGAGGGATCAGCTTTGGTGCTGAAAGTTCAGGGAAAAAGTCTTATGCCAATCAGTTGCTGGAGATTGCATTGTTAAGTGCAAGAAGAGTGTTACTTAACAAGTTTTGGATAAGCTTAAATAAAAAACCTATTCACTGCaacgttttttcaaaactttcaatAACTTCGAAATTAAAAGGATGAAGAGAAGCTTTGCTTACATTGTTCTTCTGTTTCTGGACCTCAAGTTCGTCCTGAAGATTTGTTCTTTGACGACGTTCGTTGTTCATATCGCTTTTCAGTGTCTCCAACTGGACAGTAAGCTTACTCAGCTCTGTGTCTTTCTGATTTACTTCCACTCTCAGCTTTTCCAGCAGAGTTTCCTTCTGTTCTAGTCTGCGGGAACAACGTTAACGAAAATAGTGTTAATGCTCCAAATAAGTGTGTTAAATATTAATACctagatatacatatagcgATTAAAGATTGACTTACAAATTGTTGTGTTCAATATGTTGAATGTTCTTAACAGCCTTTGTTTCAACGCCATTTTCACGGCCTTCGGCATCTGGACGTTCCTTATTAGCTACTAACTGAGAGGCTAAGAACTCATTTTCCTCGCGAAGTTTTCTGATCTCCTTTTGCAGCTCAGCAAGAGTCCCAGACTAAAATCAAAGCTTTGGTTAAACAAATAAGTGGTTCACATTAGCGATAACGAGGgtgtacaaatatatattcGACAATTCCACTTGTCTGTGAATCACTAATATTCTTTcagattttctaaaattaaaattattgatatttaaaGATTTACCTGTGACGAGAGTCTGTTATTTTCTTCTTGCAATCTTGCAACCTCAATTTGTGATTCAGAAGAATTTCTCGCACCCTGCTGTAGCCTTTCAACCTCAACAGACAACATTTTCAGTTCAGACACAGTTTTGTGGGCGTTTCTAAGTTCCTCCTGGGTCTTGGCTAATTCTGTTTGAACCTTATTCAAGTCGCTCTGTGCCTTAGAGAGTTCAGTTTTTGCATTTTTACTTTCACTTTGAGCCTTAACCAGTTCCCCCGCTGATTTCCTAAGATCTGCTTGAATGATATCGAAATCTTTTTGAAGTTTGTTACAGTTGGATTGCGAGTTCTTTAGTTCAGTCTGGGCGACAATTAAGTTTGACTGCGATTGTTTCAGTTCGTTTTGCGTCGTGCTCAACTCAGTCCTGAGTGAAGTAATTTCGACTGCCTCAGTCTTTGCTTCGTTTTGAGAGACTGAAAGGTCAGACTTTAATTTGTTCAACTCGGCTTGTACCTTGTTAAGTTCAGCTTTAAGATTGTTGGCCTCGTTAGCTTCGTTTTTCACAGCGTTCAACTCTGATTTAACGGAgttcaattgtttttgaagGTCTTGTTCGTGGCGAAGCGTATTCTGCAGTCTATGTTCTAAATCATCAATTGTACGATGAGATTCCTATttgaaaaaggaaataaaaaattattttccaccaAGTACACGTTGAATAGTTTTTTCAATGTAGGATATAAGAAAGCTTTCGTTGGGGATGTGGAAAAGTTAACAAACCTCGAGCTGTCTAACCATCTCCTGAAGTCTTTCTCCTGCTTCCTTATAGTGCTGCAGCTGTCCCTGGGAATGCATTAACTGCTCTTGCGTCATCGCTAGCTGTTGCCTGTGCCGCTCAACCTCAGCAGCGCTATTTTCACAGGTAGATCGCAGCATCTGGATCTCTTGGTTAACGGTCATATTAATATTCTGCAGTTCTTGAATTTCCACATGTTTTTGGGCAAGTTGTGTTTTCAAGGCGTTCTCGTTTTCCCTCATCTGCGAATATTGTACCTCCAGTTGCTTTCTCTGTGTGACAAGTTCTTGCTGAAGATGTCCTTGAGTTTGTCCCTGATCCTCTTGCATTTGATGAATAATAGTCATCTTTTCGTTAACCTGGCTTTGCAATTGTTCTATTTGTCTGGCAAATCCTTGTTTCTCTGCAGCATGACTCTCCAATATGTGTTGCACACGAGTATGCAGAGTCTGAGCCTCGGTAGCTTTGGCACTCAAAGTTTCTTCGAGCTGCCTCACGTTCGCAGAGAGCCTAGACTTTTCAGCATTCAATTCCGAGCGCAATTCTTTTAGCTTATTCTGAACAGCAACACTTGCCTCTTGTTCATCAGCCAAtgctttttccttctctgCCAACTGTTTTTTAAGTTTAATCACAGGATCTGTGCGACCTTCGGTCCACTCAGAATGCTCTAAAGGATTATCTAATTGTTTGTTCAACAACTGATCAGtaagaatttgaatttcagaccGGCTAAGTTCTGCCTTCTGAATAAGAGGCATAAGCAAAGATATGTTGACGCCATCCTTGTCGCCCCCTAAAAAAAgtaacatgaaaaattgccaCTAAACATTACAGGTAATTAGTTTAATTCAGTTATTTTCGTCAATGATCATTTACCAATTTGTGCTAAAATGTCattcctcttcttcttattcttagaTTCTTTAACCGATGACTGAACAGGAACTGAGATTTCTTTTACAATTTCTTTGGCTGTTTTAACAGGAGTTTCTTTTTGTTGCTCTTTAATTTCCTTGGGAGTTTCTTTGAGTGCTTGTTGCTGTGGAGTGTTTCcaacatcttttttttcctcctttgcATCCCCACCTTTCTTAGGTTGTTCTTTTGCGTTCTTCTTAGTTTTCGTAGGAGTGTCTACGAGAGATTTGTTGACAATTGGTTCGGACTGTGTCATTTGATGTAAATTGTCCTTCTGcgagggaagaaaaataaaaaaaaataaaaaaaaaaaaaaaataaataaatgagtatatgaataaatataatattgaattgatagtgtcggagagaaaaatctatttcaatgaatttctgATTGCTTCTTTTTGGCGTGGGAGATGAATGGTTCGTAGATACTATTATCTATGCCTCATAGTGATATATACAGTTCACTATTCTTGTTATCTTCTCTCGCGATATGGGTTACCAACcaacatatataataaaaagaagTGACAAACTCCCCTGCATATTAGCATTAGTATCATGAAAAATACTGagatgtcgataaaaaaaatatttgtgttACGAATATAGAATTGCTCCAGCTGTTCAAACCCAGAATGACCGCAATATGTCCTACAGCTTTCCAAAATGCAGATTTGGCACTgcgtgacttttttttttattccatattAAAAATTGCCAATGAAAAAACTTACAAACTCAAGTTTAACCCAATCGGATAAGCTCTATAgacatatttatttcaagGGAGAATCACCctatatttttacgttttgtAACTACTAAAGAGGTTGCAACACGAGCAATAAGTCTTTCTAACAAAAATATACTCACGCTGTGACTACGAATAAGTTCAAGATCATCTTTGGGTTGAGTCAAATCAAAATGATTAATGTCTTCTGACTGGGGTTGTGAAAGACTGGGTTCTGGTACCAAAATCACCGGCTCATCTTTGTTGAGAAGAATCGGTTTCACTTTGTCAACTTTTCCCTTCTTCTTGTTCcccttgatatttttttcctcctatTTCAATAAACCGAATTATTGATTTACTTTGtagaaatttatacattttgaAGTGTTGGTAACTTCCTTGGAAGTAATTTATAGTTGATGAATATACTCTTATTGGTCCTAGTTTATGTTTATTAGTGATATTTTGTTCGATTTGAGGAAAAAGCAAACACAAACAACGTTTACTACGACTTCATAATTATTTACCAGTGGAAATTTCGTCATAGGATCTCCATTATTCTGACTTCTCGATAAAAGCTTAAACCTAAAATGGTGGAAGTTTACTTTTACTCGCTCTCATCTTTGATAAAAGACTTGACAAAGTTCCAAATATAGTCCTATGAAAAGGCGAAAGAAGATCGTTTCACTCTAGAGATTGCAATTGGGAGAAACAATACTGTTCAAACTTACCAAGGCatgtttattaaatattagTGCAACATGACGTGTgccaaaatttatttatggattgaaattgaataggATCAGAGTTCGACATAGAGAAACATAAAAAGTGAATAAACTATCTGTATTAATTTACTGTACAGCTGGACAAGAtgtggtaatttttttgttactacAACTTCTGTCATtagtcatttttttaaacaaatgaatttcatgcTGTGAATTAGGTAGCAATTAGATTATAAAATCTGGTAAATCGAATCGAAGTGTTATTGTACCTAAAATTatgttaaaaaatgttgacacATCCACAAATGATTAGATATACAAATGATACATTCTTAGAACGCCATAGTTTTGAAAAGttatcttaaaaataaaatccacAACAATTcagaaatctgaaattatacaaaaataaagttttgtCGCGCATAACAGTCTCTTGAGGAGAATTTCATTTACCGGTTCCTACATAAGATTTCTTTACTCTTAAGCGTTTTTAACAAGAATTCAGAATaatgttgaatgaaaaaaaaattaataagaaaTGAAGAATGGATAACTAAGCGTTTTCTACCTGAATGGGTGCTTCGTCAATGAGTATTTGAGGATTTTCCTCGAATTGAACGTGCTCGGTTTTTTCATCTTCCCTGTCTtccttttcttccttcttctcttttacCTTTTTCCCCCCAGCTTTATTTTTGTGCTTCTTCTCTTtacctttttctcttttacctAATGAGAAACAGATGAATTCGTAAATCGCTAACATTCGGAGGTAAATACAGCTTTCCATATTAGCTGATCAATAAATAACCATGACTCATTccttatttaaaattataatttgaatgaattcatTGCTTCTAAATATACGACAACAACGTATTCCATGTACACATTATTCTCTTTCAGGTCCAGACACaatatttgttaaatttcaGCATAAAAAGTTATCGAACTTACCTATTAGCAAGTCATCAGGTAGCTTGCGTTGTTCAGCTATTGCTTCGTCGtaggttttttctttcatgcCAAACATTAACACAAAAAGAATAACAGCAGCCGATACGACTACCAAACTTACGCAAATCAGCCCTGTCTGgacatccattttttttttggtggaTTTTCTTCTATAAATACACGaaagtttatttaaaaaatttttcagaattcatAATTTATCAGGTATCACTTGTTTTACGTAATTGGTGTTACGTGACTCGGATGGCACACAAATTAAGGTGATTAGACTTTACGATAATACGTGGTtagtgaagaaaaaaggaaacggaGAAATTAAATACAGTGAGGAAGGAGAATTGAAAAGTAGGGCCCCCAAAGATAAGAAGTTCGGtaaataaggaaaaagaaTTCACAATTGAAAGAGGAACAAAGAATACGACTGATATGAGTCAAAAAAACATGATCAGACAGCTGAGAAAACTGATGGTTTGAATATCATCAGACATCGTGATGTTATCTGCCAAAATAGATGTAATACTGTCCTCGTGTTACTTTACGAATGCAAAATATGCTATAATGTATATACGCATTACAGCCAGACATATGAATCATAAGGCATACAGTTTCCAGCACTGTAGGGTTTCgaattatcattttatcgTAGAGCTATTCCATACACAATATAATTTGGCAAGAGATCTGTTGAAGCGACTGAAGCCAACTCAACAAAGCGTTAGCTCatatatttcttctttttctaattACAGTTATACATTCGACTTCTTTGCCATAGTTTGAATAACATCATCCAGGCAACAGTTATAAAGAGGGGGTTAATTATTCGTAGTTTCATAAATGAGTGTATTCTACGTCTATAGCCTGCGCCATATTCTCACTTtcatgtttcttttcttcttcaagttgaacttttttctaaaaatctcAAATACTTTGCTGTATTAAGCtcaaagattgaaaatgatatgAAATTGCACGAGTggaatttccaaaaaatatattgaaatcgAAGTGTTTAacatttgaagaaaatcactatttcgcgattttagcACTACTTTGAAAGAGTCGAGTTTGCAAAATAGAATATCTCATTCTATTCCAGTGCAGCAAATTCCATACAATGCCAGTGTTGGAAAATGACAACTTTTTCCTTAAAATGTGCATTGTTGCATTAAACTTTTCTAACGTCAGCATCATGAATGCTGTTCAAAGTTCATCTCCTGATCAAATATAGAGCAATGAGTTAAAAAATGGTGTTGTTATAATCTAAATGATtatggggaaaaaaagagGACAAAGTCTTTAACAACGGTTTGCCACAATGTAAATCACAACAGACGCATCTCCGAGAGATATAAACTGGAAACCGTTATCTGTTTGACCATTCCACAGCCATCCGACAGATTTGCGAATGCATAAGCGATCCGGGCAACATGTTATTCGTCGTAAGTGTCCAAACACAATTTGATGCAATGCTTTGCTTCAAAAACACGGATATGGCTttggaaaatgaataattgacaAAAGACACAAATAGTATTTACCTTCAAGATGTAAAGTCTGATCAAAAATATGTTAAAGAAATCAGAAAGGTGagaatgtacaatttttttctgcacCAACAGCACTATTGCTCGACCAATAGCGATGAATATTTTGCACAAAGAACAAGACGATTGTTTATAACCTATAATAATTTTAgcaaaaacatttttcgaataagtctagagaagaataaaaactaGCTCGATTTCTGCTGGCTCAACCTCGGTGACATTGTCAAAATCAATTGTTGTGACTTGACGCATTTTTGAACAGTTTTTGCGCCGAATTGAATGTAAACAGAGTGGAAGAGGAGCCACATTTTCGCCATTTGCGAGTGTTGATCTGTGCGCAATCGGAAAATGAGAATAGACTAGCGAAAGGGTGATTCGATTTTTCggagtatatgtatacaggcAGCGGCGACTTGTGTGACGAAACAACTGTACCGTGACGGTGAATCGGAAGATTCGTATTTGAAAGTCGTACTGACCGACAGGTATTTACAAATAGGTATGTTTTGCCTCGTGAATTTGGAATTCGGGAAACCGGGTCCCGTGAGATCAGAATGAATCACGTAGCCAGAGTCGCCGAGAAGTACCAGGAAAATCGTGCGAGCTTCGGTGCACGCTATATTTGGATTTTGTAGACATGGGCCATCGGTGTGTTAATTGGAAAGTTAAATTGGTCGGCGTTAAAATGTAAATACGTAGGTACAACGTACGTGCAGAGATGAACCTAATTTACGAAAGTTCAAACAGTGTTGGACCTCACGTTGCGCCGCACGCTTCGACAATTAGAACGAAATTACTACTATACTACACAATCGCGAGATATCAGAGATAAGCAGACGCTCGATTATTGTCCGGGGCAAATACCGAACTGCGATTTAACGACTGGGCGGCGAATTAACATTAATAGACGGTGCGtggcgaaaaaaataaatgacatATGGATGGGATGACAGAAGCAGAAGAAGCGGCGGGTGGTAGCGGTCAAACGGCACGTCATCAGTATACCAATGCCGCCGACTTGGTAGCATTCCGCACGTCCGAGGATCGAGTAGTGTACGTACGGCTTCGACAATAAAAACCGGTTCGTACTTTTCATCAGAAGGACGGAATTATTGCAGAATATTTACCGTTTGGGGGCCCACTAAACTTAACCACGTCACGTAATAATTGTCAGGCGAATCTATTTCGCCCTATATCTCACTAAAATAAGCTTACTTTTCTCCTCGACTTCAGACGAGAACTCCACGCACACGACACAAGAACTCTTCTGAGCTGTTATGGCCGCTCCGAAAGATTTTAGCTGAAAACCACGCCCATCGGATATTCCGAAACTCTGGATTGGTCAGCTCGCCTTGCCACGTAAGCAGCGCAGCGTGTActtttcactttcatttaCCATCGCGGTATTTACCGACTGTGCACGGACTCTTCGCGCGACTTGACGGCATGTTTGAAAAAGTACGCCGTGAAGTGAGCAGTTTttcatgtatgtatgttttaTTGTGCGTTAAATTGCACGAATGGCTTATCTTTCGGTTAGCTTATTTCCGGTCCGAAACAACATGCGAGTTTAATTTATCCTACTCGAACTATTTGCCATTGACTAGCGATGTGGCTAACGTGAGAAAATGAGTTGTATTGTCACATAATCGAACTCGGATTTTGTTTCAGACCGAAAATAAGTTAGCCGAAACGTTGAGGCATTTATGCATTTTACTGTACAGTAAGGTTCATTAATAGGTTTCCAGTTTGGAGCATATACTACTGGAGGTAGCGGACCCATGCCGTTAACCTCGCGAAAACTATGGCCGTAGTAATGAGGGAGCGTGATATACATCCTCGGGTTACCCAGGATACTCCGTCTCTTTCACTCTACATTTTATTGTCCAAGAGGAAACGTATCAGCTAACCGGGATGTAGAGCGAGAGAGACAGATTGAGGATAGAAGAAGCCGGTGTTTCTGTTCTAGGGTAGCTGCAGGTAGCTGGAAGCATAGGAGCCATCGGATTCAGTTATCCAGTTATTAATAGTCACTTGTTGATTCTCTTGAATAGTTCGACTGAgtttacatacatacgtgGTTTTTATTTGACTGTTTACAGCAAGCAGTGGCTGTCGGTTTTTAGTTGAGTAACTGTTAAGTCTTGCATTGAAAAAGACGCTGCATTTCGGTAAGAGTTACGTTTGAAGTACAGTACGTATAAATACCAATACTTCGATTGTTCTGAATAACGAAAGATTAGCTATCCTAATGTGCGAGTATTTCTTGGAACAGTGAGAGAGCTGTTTTTGGCTCTACTACGGAACGTCAATTATGAATTTGAGAAACGACGCCATGAATGCGTCCTTTCATTGCACATTAGTGCAATTTCGAATGCGTTCAGTGTCGGGCTATCGAAACTAACTATACATACAGTTTCATACAATAgatttattcaattgaaacaGATCTCTTTTTTTGAGGGTGGCTTTCCTGATTGTGAGTGATTCTGCATCCTAAGCAACAATGaaatacataggtatatcGAGTAAGTGTTATTGTTAACTTTCGATTCACATCCATGCGTGGATGATTCGTGAGTGTACTGCATGAccaatattcataatttttcggcatatgaatatatttgaatacgAACATGTTAGAAGAGTACATGCTCTATTAAACTATACATCCCCATCCTTGCTGTAAGCTTCGAATTGCACTATTCGTAAGcctttgaaaattcttcaagACGCCTAATAGCAATCAGTAATTTGTAGAGTCAAATCATATACCTGATAGACCTACTGAACTTGAGGAAAAATCCCAGTAATCTTTATTTActaatattacaaattttgaaatacgtgTTAGATTAAAGTACTAaacagattttcatttttatatttggtCGAACATTCCGTACAAGTGGAATAACTTTAGCCTAAGTATTTATTGGAATAAATAGAAACCAATACTTTCATTGGTCATGTATCAATTAcctcaatattttcaatagattttactgaataattatatattctgtaataaattttcataagcAATCCAacgtgagaaagaaaataaaattcagacaTTCATTTACAACTGGTTTCAAAAACTAACGAGGTTCATTTTGGACAGTCACAAAAAATCAAGTTCACCACCGCCTTATAACTAATACGCATGTATGTTGAACTTAGTTTTAATGTatcccgtttttttttataccactTTATGTCCAAATTACACAGAAGTCATCAATTGATATACACAACCACATCACTCAACAACTACTTTTTGCAATCCATACATGTGCATATATAACTAATTTTGCAAACTTTCACTTCAAAAGTATTTTGGAGATAGTCAAGCTCCAGCTGTTTTCATTATAGTTTATCCGCAGTTAGAGGaaggaaataattttctgttttcagAATTTCATATAAACCATTAGTTAGTGGATGTCGAAGGTaatacagtgaaaaaaaaagtacagaaTACCTGTACATACCTTAGTTTTGAGGAAATAATTTCCCATCAGTTCAATTCGTGGTACATAAATTCGGAAGGTAAAATATCGGATTGATACTGTTTATTCTGCTTTAGCCTCTGCTTATTAGagcttgtgaaatttttagacTGCATAAAAAATGCCTGACATTATCttgtatttgtataatat
Proteins encoded in this region:
- the LOC107224938 gene encoding kinectin isoform X3, which encodes MDVQTGLICVSLVVVSAAVILFVLMFGMKEKTYDEAIAEQRKLPDDLLIGKREKGKEKKHKNKAGGKKVKEKKEEKEDREDEKTEHVQFEENPQILIDEAPIQEEKNIKGNKKKGKVDKVKPILLNKDEPVILVPEPSLSQPQSEDINHFDLTQPKDDLELIRSHSKDNLHQMTQSEPIVNKSLVDTPTKTKKNAKEQPKKGGDAKEEKKDVGNTPQQQALKETPKEIKEQQKETPVKTAKEIVKEISVPVQSSVKESKNKKKRNDILAQIGGDKDGVNISLLMPLIQKAELSRSEIQILTDQLLNKQLDNPLEHSEWTEGRTDPVIKLKKQLAEKEKALADEQEASVAVQNKLKELRSELNAEKSRLSANVRQLEETLSAKATEAQTLHTRVQHILESHAAEKQGFARQIEQLQSQVNEKMTIIHQMQEDQGQTQGHLQQELVTQRKQLEVQYSQMRENENALKTQLAQKHVEIQELQNINMTVNQEIQMLRSTCENSAAEVERHRQQLAMTQEQLMHSQGQLQHYKEAGERLQEMVRQLEESHRTIDDLEHRLQNTLRHEQDLQKQLNSVKSELNAVKNEANEANNLKAELNKVQAELNKLKSDLSVSQNEAKTEAVEITSLRTELSTTQNELKQSQSNLIVAQTELKNSQSNCNKLQKDFDIIQADLRKSAGELVKAQSESKNAKTELSKAQSDLNKVQTELAKTQEELRNAHKTVSELKMLSVEVERLQQGARNSSESQIEVARLQEENNRLSSQSGTLAELQKEIRKLREENEFLASQLVANKERPDAEGRENGVETKAVKNIQHIEHNNLLEQKETLLEKLRVEVNQKDTELSKLTVQLETLKSDMNNERRQRTNLQDELEVQKQKNNELRTKNWKVMEALSAAESRTSSNSRRAIDELSQKVGRDEQKSTDMLLQRIFPDVSIAESSHEKWLTAIEGKVSSLVKDSKRKQEDMEKENQSLRGMVSHYEEIFHDTEGTLNELQNHLESEEARWQAQIKQKEEILTSLKTELDSLRSKSGLTEQLDKKISELETRLAEAETFRHQAQTQLSSFKIQSESSPVKGEKNLSLNAVEKLGEEKSRLLQSLQQEISNKAAVDAEVARLRSLLEKSESGLAEEKNLVLQLQNEVGRLKNEVSPGFRNLDQSTVNGPPISDSSKSEPTVVAHSLLAALEKSLKNTELAKCSITEPATDLVECRQESDTSFLISKTSSPQTCHMIDHNTQASWNPLNSQQHKKHKKKRKGGSGKK
- the LOC107224938 gene encoding kinectin isoform X1 is translated as MDVQTGLICVSLVVVSAAVILFVLMFGMKEKTYDEAIAEQRKLPDDLLIGKREKGKEKKHKNKAGGKKVKEKKEEKEDREDEKTEHVQFEENPQILIDEAPIQEEKNIKGNKKKGKVDKVKPILLNKDEPVILVPEPSLSQPQSEDINHFDLTQPKDDLELIRSHSKDNLHQMTQSEPIVNKSLVDTPTKTKKNAKEQPKKGGDAKEEKKDVGNTPQQQALKETPKEIKEQQKETPVKTAKEIVKEISVPVQSSVKESKNKKKRNDILAQIGGDKDGVNISLLMPLIQKAELSRSEIQILTDQLLNKQLDNPLEHSEWTEGRTDPVIKLKKQLAEKEKALADEQEASVAVQNKLKELRSELNAEKSRLSANVRQLEETLSAKATEAQTLHTRVQHILESHAAEKQGFARQIEQLQSQVNEKMTIIHQMQEDQGQTQGHLQQELVTQRKQLEVQYSQMRENENALKTQLAQKHVEIQELQNINMTVNQEIQMLRSTCENSAAEVERHRQQLAMTQEQLMHSQGQLQHYKEAGERLQEMVRQLEESHRTIDDLEHRLQNTLRHEQDLQKQLNSVKSELNAVKNEANEANNLKAELNKVQAELNKLKSDLSVSQNEAKTEAVEITSLRTELSTTQNELKQSQSNLIVAQTELKNSQSNCNKLQKDFDIIQADLRKSAGELVKAQSESKNAKTELSKAQSDLNKVQTELAKTQEELRNAHKTVSELKMLSVEVERLQQGARNSSESQIEVARLQEENNRLSSQSGTLAELQKEIRKLREENEFLASQLVANKERPDAEGRENGVETKAVKNIQHIEHNNLLEQKETLLEKLRVEVNQKDTELSKLTVQLETLKSDMNNERRQRTNLQDELEVQKQKNNELRTKNWKVMEALSAAESRTSSNSRRAIDELSQKVGRDEQKSTDMLLQRIFPDVSIAESSHEKWLTAIEGKVSSLVKDSKRKQEDMEKENQSLRGMVSHYEEIFHDTEGTLNELQNHLESEEARWQAQIKQKEEILTSLKTELDSLRSKSGLTEQLDKKISELETRLAEAETFRHQAQTQLSSFKIQSESSPVKGEKNLSLNAVEKLGEEKSRLLQSLQQEISNKAAVDAEVARLRSLLEKSESGLAEEKNLVLQLQNEVGRLKNEVSPGFRNLDQSTVNGPPISDSSKSEPTVVAHSLLAALEKSLKNTELAKCSITEPATDLVECRQESDTSFLISKTSSPQTCHMIDHNTQASWNPLNSQQHKKHKKKRKSTMKPVTKRRRFAGWFRKKVTTSKNKLR
- the LOC107224938 gene encoding kinectin isoform X6; amino-acid sequence: MDVQTGLICVSLVVVSAAVILFVLMFGMKEKTYDEAIAEQRKLPDDLLIGKREKGKEKKHKNKAGGKKVKEKKEEKEDREDEKTEHVQFEENPQILIDEAPIQEEKNIKGNKKKGKVDKVKPILLNKDEPVILVPEPSLSQPQSEDINHFDLTQPKDDLELIRSHSKDNLHQMTQSEPIVNKSLVDTPTKTKKNAKEQPKKGGDAKEEKKDVGNTPQQQALKETPKEIKEQQKETPVKTAKEIVKEISVPVQSSVKESKNKKKRNDILAQIGGDKDGVNISLLMPLIQKAELSRSEIQILTDQLLNKQLDNPLEHSEWTEGRTDPVIKLKKQLAEKEKALADEQEASVAVQNKLKELRSELNAEKSRLSANVRQLEETLSAKATEAQTLHTRVQHILESHAAEKQGFARQIEQLQSQVNEKMTIIHQMQEDQGQTQGHLQQELVTQRKQLEVQYSQMRENENALKTQLAQKHVEIQELQNINMTVNQEIQMLRSTCENSAAEVERHRQQLAMTQEQLMHSQGQLQHYKEAGERLQEMVRQLEESHRTIDDLEHRLQNTLRHEQDLQKQLNSVKSELNAVKNEANEANNLKAELNKVQAELNKLKSDLSVSQNEAKTEAVEITSLRTELSTTQNELKQSQSNLIVAQTELKNSQSNCNKLQKDFDIIQADLRKSAGELVKAQSESKNAKTELSKAQSDLNKVQTELAKTQEELRNAHKTVSELKMLSVEVERLQQGARNSSESQIEVARLQEENNRLSSQSGTLAELQKEIRKLREENEFLASQLVANKERPDAEGRENGVETKAVKNIQHIEHNNLLEQKETLLEKLRVEVNQKDTELSKLTVQLETLKSDMNNERRQRTNLQDELEVQKQKNNELRTKNWKVMEALSAAESRTSSNSRRAIDELSQKVGRDEQKSTDMLLQRIFPDVSIAESSHEKWLTAIEGKVSSLVKDSKRKQEDMEKENQSLRGMVSHYEEIFHDTEGTLNELQNHLESEEARWQAQIKQKEEILTSLKTELDSLRSKSGLTEQLDKKISELETRLAEAETFRHQAQTQLSSFKIQSESSPVKGEKNLSLNAVEKLGEEKSRLLQSLQQEISNKAAVDAEVARLRSLLEKSESGLAEEKNLVLQLQNEVGRLKNEVSPGFRNLDQSTVNGPPISDSSKSESTMKPVTKRRRFAGWFRKKVTTSKNKLR